The genomic window CGAAGGCCTGGGGCGGCCGATTCGCGTCGGCAACCGACGGCCGCGTGGAGCGGTTCACGGAATCCATCTCCTTTGACCAGCGTCTCTTCGGGCATGATATCCGGGGATCGATAGCGCACGCGCGGATGCTCGCGAAGGTGGGACTGCTCACTGTCGAAGAGTGCCGTCAAATTGAGCGAGGCCTGTTGGAAATCCGGGCTGAGATCGAGGCGGGGACTTTCCGGTTCCTCCTGGAACGCGAAGACGTCCACATGAACATCGAGGCCGCGCTCATCGAGCGGCTGGGGGACGTCGGGAGGAAGCTCCACACCGCGCGGAGTCGCAACGACCAGGTCGCGACGGATCTGAAGCTCTGGACAAGGGATGCGCTGGACCGCATCGGCGAGCGGCTGGTGGCGTTGCAGGCCGCGTTCGTGGCGGGGGCGGAGCGGCATCGCGAGGTGATCATCCCCGGCTATACGCACCTCCAGCGGGCCCAGCCGGTCCTCGCCGCGCATGACTTCCTCGCCCACGCGGAGAAGCTGGAGCGCGACCGCAGCCGGGTGGCCGATTGCCGGAAGCGGCTCAACGTCCTCCCGCTCGGGGCCGCGGCCCTGGCGGGGACGAGCCTGCCCATCGACCGGCACGAGGTGGCCCGGGAGCTCGAGTTCGACGACGTGGCGGCCAACAGCCTGGACGTCTCGAGCGACCGCGACTTCGCGCTCGAGTCGGTCTTCGTCCTGGCCATGATCGCGGAGCACCTCGCCGGCTGGGCGGAGCAGTGGATCCTCTGGAGCACGCAGGAGTTCGGGTTCCTGGCGCTGCCGGACGCCATCTGCACCGGCAGCAGCATCATGCCGCAGAAGAAGAACCCGGACGTGCTGGAGCTGATCCGCGGCCGGGTGGCCCGCGTGATCGGCTCGCTGACGACGCTCATGGTCCTGGTGAAGGGCCTCCCGCTGGCGTACAACCGCGACCTCCAGGAGGACAAGGAGCCGCTCTTCGACGCCTTCGACACGGTCGAGGCGTGCCTCGAGCTGGCGGCCGTGGTCGTGGACGGCGCGAGGCTCCGGGGCGACCGCATCGCCGAACGCATCGAGGAAGGCTTCCTGGACGCGACGACCCTGATGGAGCACCTGATCGAGCGCGGGGTGCCCCAGCGCACGGCCCACGCCGTGATCGGCCGGCTGGTGGGCCTCTGCGAGCGGAAGGGCCTGACGCGGCTCGCCGACCTGACCGACGCCGACCTCGCCGAGGCCGACCCGGCCCTCGGCACGGGGGCCCGCGATCGGCTCGGCGTGGCCAACGCCGTCAAGGCGTTCCGCTCCTACGGCTCGACCGCGCCGGCGGAGGTCGATCGGCAGATCGGCCGGTGGAAGGAAAGACTCGGACTGTAGTCCCGCCCGCGAGGGCCCGGACGATCCCGCCGAGGGGCGGGCGTGTCCTTCGTCGGCCGGAACCGCTTTGTTTCCGTCTCCTCTCCCCCAACCTCGAGAACCCATGGAATCGTTCCACTACCGCGACAGCCGGCTCTACTGCGAGGATGTCTCCGTGGCCGACCTGGCCGCGCGCTTCGGGACGCCGCTGTACGTGTACAGCGAGGCGTCGATCCTCGGCACGCTCGAATCGCTGCAATCGGCGTTCGTGGAGCTCGACCCGCTGATCTGCTACTCGGTGAAGGCCAACTCCAACCTCGGCATCCTGAAGCTGATGGCCCGGCACGGCAGCGGGTTCGACGTGGTCTCCCAGGGCGAGCTGTACCGCGTCGGCCTGGCGGGGGGCGAGGGGTCGAAGACGGTCTTCGCGGGGGTCGGCAAGACGGACGAGGAGATCGCGGCGGGGCTGGACGCCGGCGTCCTGATGTTCAACGTCGAGAGCGAGGCCGAGATGGAGGCCATCGCCCGGGTGGCCGCCTCGCGAGGCCGGGTCGCGCCGATCGCCCTGCGGGTGAATCCCGACGTGGACCCGAAGACGCATCGCTACATCTCGACGGGCAAGAAGCAGTCCAAGTTCGGGATGGACATCGAGCGCGCCCTGCGGGCGGGCCAGGCGGCGGCGGGGATGGCCAGCCTGGAGATGATCGGCATCCACATGCACATCGGCTCCCAGATCACCACCGTCGAGCCCTACGCCGGCGCCGTGGCGAAGGGGGTCGAGGTGATCCGCCGGTTGCGCGAGATGGGGCATCCGATCGCCTGGTACAACATGGGCGGGGGGTACGGGATCGCGTACAAGGGCAAGGAGGCGCGGCCGGTCGCGGAGTTCGCGTCGGCGATCGTGCCCGGGGTGAAGGCCGCCGGATGCCGCCTGGCGATCGAGCCGGGGCGGGTGATCGCCGGCAACGCCGGCATCCTCGTCGGCCGTGTGGTATATACCAAGCAGTCCGGGGACAAGCGGTTCCTGATCCAGGACGCCGCCATGAATGATCTGATCCGGCCCGCGCTCTACGAGTCCTTCCACCGGATCTGGCCGGTGGACGTCCCCGCGGGCCTCCCCGCGCCGCCGGAGGACTACGAGTCGGAGATCGCCGGGACCGAGCCGTGGGACGTGGTCGGGCCGGTCTGCGAGAGCGGCGACTTCCTGGCCAAGGACCGCTCGCTCCCCCCGCTCGACCGCGGGGACCTGATCGCCGTCTTCTCCGCCGGGGCCTACGGGATGGTCATGGCTTCCAATTACAACACCCGCCCCCGCGCCGCGGAGGTCCTCGTCGCGGGCGGCGAGGCCCGCCTGGTCCGCCGCCGCGAGACCTACGAGGACCTGGTCCGACAGGAAGTCGGCATCTGAACCCGACCCGGGGAACCGAGACCTTCACCAGATCGGACCTGTTCCATGCGTGGTAACCGCCAGACCTCCTCGGATCGACGGGGCCGGGGCCTCCCCGGCGGGCGGGCCCCGTCGCGGGCGCGACTCCGCCCGCGATCGGCCGCGGCCCGGCTCTTGCTCGCGCTGCTCGTCTCCGGTCCGGTCGTCGCGCTCCTGACGGCGGTCCCGGCCCCGGCGCAGCCGCCGGGGCCCGAGCTTTTTGCCGTGGACCCCAGGGACCCCCAGGAGCTCTGGGCGGCGATCGACTACCTGGTGCAGACCCGGCAGGCCGCCAAGGCCGTCCCCTACCTGGAGCGGTTCAGCAAGGCGGAGGTCAGCGACGAGGCCCTCGCGGCGATCCGCGAGCGGTACGGGATCGGCTCGATCCTCCGCCTGGCCGACGACCGGGCGACGGCCAGGTATGCCGAGCCCCTGGTCGCCCGCTTCGCCGAGGCCTCCCGCCGGTACGCCACGATGCCGGAGCGGCTGGCGGCCCTGACGGCCGAGCTGACCGGGTCGCCCCAGGAGCAGAACTTCGCGGTCGCCGGCCTCCGCGAGGCCGGGCCGTACGCCGTGCCGGCGATCCTCGAGGCCATGCAGAAGCCCGGCGTCCCGCCCGAGGCCCGTGCGCTCTACGTGAAGAACCTCGGCCGCCTCGACCGCTCCACCGTCCCCGCGCTGCTGGCCGCCGTCGAGGCCGACGACCCGGCGGTCGCGGCCGACGCCGCCGACGCCCTCGGCCGGATCGGCGAGCCCACCGCGGTCCCCTTCCTGACCTACGCGGCGGCCGCCCCCGGCACCCCCGCGCCCGTCAAGGAGGCCGCCCGCGCGGCCATCGCCCGGCTGACGGGCCGGCCGTACGGGTCGCGGGGGCACGCCCCGGAGCGGGTGCTCTCCGACGCCGCCTGGCGGTTCCACCGCCACGAGGTCGAGTTCCCCAGCGACCCGGTGATCGTCTGGGCCTGGGACGCGGACCGGAAGGTCCCGGCCCCCCGGGCGATGAAGAAGGCGGACGCCGAGCGGGCACTCGGGCTGAAGCTGGCGGACCAGGCGGTCCGGCTGGCGCCCGGCGACCTGGACGCCAGGGCCGCTCGGGCGAGCCTGGCGCTGGAGGGGGCCGTCGAGCGCGTCGGCTTCAATGACTTCCCGGGCAAGGAGCAGGCCGCGTTCGACGCCGCCGCGAAGGAAGGGCCCGGGGTCCTGGCGGAGGTCCTCCGCAGGGCGGCCGCCGACGGCAAGGACGACCTGGCGGCCGCCGCGGCGATGGCCCTGGCGCGGGACATCCGACCCGAGGACCTGGCACGGGACGGCCGGCCCCATCCCCTCGTCGATGCGCTGGTGGCCCCGGGGCGGCGGACCCAGCTCGCCGCGGCCCGCGCGATCGCGAACCTCGATCCCAAGGGCCCGTTCCCCGGGTCCAGCCGCGTCGTCCCGGCGCTCGCCCGGTTCCTCGCCGCCGAGCCCCCGCCCCGCGCGGTGGTGATCGACTCCAACGCCAACCGGGGCAGCCAGGTTGCGGGGGCGCTCAGCGGGCTCGGCTACTATGCCCTGATGGAGCTGGAGGGGGGCCAGGGCTTCCTCGCCGCCGCCGACTCGGCCGACACCGAGCTCGTCTTCGTTGCCCATGCGCTGGAGGGCAACCGCGCCTGGACGCTCACGGACGTGCTCACGAACCTGAAGCGCGACGCGAGGACCGCGAACCTGCCCGTCTATGTGTACGGGCCCTTGCACCTGGACGTCGAGCGGCCGTCGATCCCGCGCAACTTCCCCGGGGTGAAGTTCATCGTCCAGCCCGTGAGCCCGGAGGTCCTGGGCCAGCTCCTGGGCGGGCGGCCCTCGCGCCTCACCCCGGCGGACCGTTCCCGGTACGCGGCCGAGGCGGCATCCCTGCTGGCGAAGATCGCGGGCCGGCCGGACGGGCCGTTCGCCGCGGACCTCGCCGCCGCGGGGCCCGCTTTGATCTTCGCCCTGAACATCCCGGAGTCCCGGGAGTCCGCGGCGGCGGCCCTGGCCGAGGTCCCCACGACCGGGGCCCAGCGGAGCCTGGCCGACATCGTCCTGGACCCCGCCTACGAGGCGCCGTACCGGGCGGCCGCCGCGAGGCACCTGGCGCGGAGCATCGCCCGATTCGGGCCGCTCGTCTCGGGGGACCAGGAGACCCAGCTCGTCGCCGACGCCTCGAGCGAGCCCGACGCCGCGGCCCGCGAGGCGATCGCCGCCGCGGTCTCGTCGCTCCGCGCCCGGGCGTCGGGCAACACACGGACGAAATCCGACGCCTCGGCGCCGGCCCCGCGGGCACCCGGACGTTGAACCACAACATGCCCATCGACACCCGATCCAGCTACGGTGCCTCGCCGCTCGCCGGCCTCTCCTCCGGCGGCCTCGCCGGGGCCGGGGCGTCCCATCCTTCCATGGGCCTGCCCGGCGTCCTCGGCGAAAGCCAGGGGATGCGCGAGGTCTTCCGCACGACCCGACAGGTCGCGCCCTCCCGGGCCTGCGTCCTCATCGTCGGCGAGACCGGGACCGGCAAGGAGCTCATCGCCCGCGCCATCCACGACCTCAGCCCCAGGTCCACCGGCCCCTACATCCGTGTGAACTGCGGCGCTCTGACCGAGAGCCTGCTCGAGAGCGAGCTCTTCGGGCACGTGAAGGGCTCGTTCACCGGCGCCGTGGACAACCGGACGGGCCGGTTCGAGGCCGCGCACACCGGCTCCATCTTCCTCGACGAGATCAATTCCACCTCGCCCAAGCTCCAGGTTAAGCTGCTCCGCGTCCTCCAGGAGGGGGAGTTCGAGCGCGTCGGCGACAACAACACCAAGAAGGTGGACACGCGGATCGTCGCGGCCACGAACCGCGACCTGCTCGACGAGATCGACTCCGGCCGGTTCCGCGAGGACCTCTACTACCGGCTGAACGTCGTGCCGATCTACCTGCCGCCGCTCCGCGAGCGCCGGGAGGACATCGAGCCGCTGGTCCTCTTCTTCCTCAAGCGTTACGGCGAGCAGAACCGCCGGGAGATGCGGAAGGTCCACCCCGAGGCCATGCGCAAGCTCCGCGAGCACGACTGGCCGGGGAACGTCCGCGAGCTCCAGAATTACGTCGAGAGGTCGGTGATCCTGGGGACCGGGCCGGAGCTGCTCGTCGAATTCCTGCCGCCCCAGCTCCGCGGCGAGGCCCCTCCGCGGCCGATCCGCCATCGCGGCGGCGGGGCGGACTTCCCGTCGCTCACCGTGGAGCTCGTCCGCCAGGGCATCCGGGCCGCCGGCGCCAATGCGAACGACCTCCACGACCGGATCGTCGGCCAGGTCGAGCGCGAGCTGATCCAGCAGGTGCTCCAGGCGTGCGACCGCGTCCAGATCAAGGCGGCCGCGCGGCTGGGCATCAACCGGAACACGCTCCACAAGAAGCTCTCCGAGTACCGGATCGACGAGAATGCCCCCGGCGGCCCCGCCCGCAACGGCGACGGCGGCGAGGCCGGCGACGCCCCCTCGAACCCCCGCGCCGACGACCCCATTTCCGACGACGAGTGAGGGTGACCACGCCATGAAGGCCGTGCCGAAGACATCCGCCGCCCCGGCCGAGGTCCCGCCGGGGATCGAGCTCGACCGCCTCCACCAGGGAGACTGCCTGAAGCTCTTCCCCACGGTGGCGACGGGCTCGATCGACCTGGTCTTCGCCGACCCGCCGTTCAACATCGGCTACGAGTACGACGTCTACGACGACCGCCGCGCCGACGAGGTGTACCTCGACTGGACGAAGGAGTGGGGCAGGGAGGTCGTCCGCGTCCTCAAGCCCGACGGCACGTTCTGGCTGGCCATCGGCGACGAGTACGCCGCCGAGATGAAGGTCCTCTTCCACCGCGAGCTCGGCCTGTCGATGCGGAGCTGGGTGATCTGGTACTACACCTTCGGCGTCCACTGCACGCGGAAGTTCGCGCGCAGCCATGCCCACCTGTTCCACTTCGTCAAGAACCCGGACCGGTTCACCTTCAACGACGCGGAGATCCGCGTCCCCTCGGCGCGGCAGCTCGTGTACCTGGACAGCCGGGCCAACCCCGCCGGCCGCCTGCCGGACGACACGTGGATCCTCCGCCCCCAGGACGTGCCCGGGGGCTTCGAGCCGGAGGGGGACACCTGGTACGTACCCCGCGTCTGCGGCACGTTCAAGGAACGCGCCGGGTGGCACGGCTGCCAGATGCCCGAGCAGCTCCTGGGGCGGATCATCCGCTCGTGCTCGAACCCCAATGAGGTCGTCCTCGACCCGTTCGGCGGCAGCGGCACCACGCTCACGGTCGCCAAGAAGCTCGACCGCCGCTTCCTCGGCTTCGAGCTCTCCCCGGACTACGCCGCCGCCATCAACGCGCGGCTCGATGCCACGAAGGTCGGCCAGCCCCTCGAAGGCGGCGCCGACCCCATGGCCGGCGGCAAGGGCCGGGGTAACCGGGCGAGGGGGTAGGCAACCTGCCCGAAAGCGGGCTTGGACGCTGTCGAGTCTTCGCCGTTGATGGGCCTGCGACAGGGTCGTATACTTCCCGGGAATCCGCGAGGAACATCCCGTGGCGGAACGCGATGCTGGCAGGAACGACTTCTGGGCGAGTTTTCTGGAGTTATCTGGTTTCACCAGAGCCTGGATGGCTCTCGGCTTGACCGATGACGACCTGCGTTCCCTGCAGCTTGCGATCCTCGAAGGGCCCACTCGTTATCCCGTCATCTCCGGGACCGGCGGGCTAAGGAAGATCCGGTTCGCACCCACGCGTGGAGGCCGCGGCAAGAGCACTTCCCATCGAGTTTGCTATGCGTGCTTCCTCGCTGATGGCGTCGTTGTCCTGGCCATGGTGTACAGCAAGGACGAGGCATCCGACCTGACAGCCCGTCAGCGGAGAGAGATCGCGGCCGCACTAACGATGATCGAGGAGGAGCTGAAGCGGGGGGAACGATGAGCGAGAAGAGGATCCGGCGATCGGGCACGGCGTGGAAGAAGGGCGAGGAGATCATCGACGGCTTACGCGAACTCGCCGATGTCCTCCGAACTGGCGAGCCGTTGGAGGCTCGTTTCACGGTGAGGAAGCTCAAGATAGCCCCTCCTCCCCAATTCACCGGTGAAGATGTCAGGCGAGTGCGTGCGTTGCTGGACGCGAGCCAGGCAGCGTTCGCGGGCTTCCTCGGCGTGGATGCCTCGACGGTTCGCTCCTGGGAGCAGGGCATCCGCACCCCGAGCGTACTTGCCTGTCGCATGCTGTCGGAGATCGAGGCCGACCCGGGCCACTGGAATCGTCGCCTCGCGGCCTGCCTCATCGCGACGGATACGCGCGAGGCTCCTTTCAAGTCCGACCTCGGTGGGCAACCGACTTCCAAAAGACGTCGGTGAAGCTTGGTGACGCATGGGGCGGGGGGAAATCGTCTCACGCCAGCTTCGGACTACTGGATGCAGAAGGAGCCGAATCATGCCCGAACCCCAGCCGCCCGTCGCCACGGTCCGGCCCGTCGATCCGAGCGAGGCGACGGGGAAGGTGGCGGAGATCTTCGAGGACATCAAGCGGACCAAGGACATCGACTTCGTGCCCCGGTTCTGGCAGGTGATCGCCACGAACCCGGCGCAGCTCGAGATGGTCTGGTCCAGCCTCAAGGCGATCATGCACCCGGAGGCCGTCGGCCGGACGTCCCGGCTGGACGCGGTCACGCGCGAGATCATCGCCGTGGCCGTCTCCGCGACGAACGGCTGCCCGTACTGCGTGAACTCGCACACCGCCGCCCTCCGCAAGCTCGGCCTGGACGCCGAGGCCATCGGCGAGATGATGGCCGTCGTCGGCCTGTTCAACATGACCAACGCGATGGCCAACGGCTATCAGATCGAGCCGGACGTGCGGCCGAAGCAGGATTGACGGGCCGCTCCTGCCGCCCGCGGGCACCTCAGGACGCGCTAACCCGCTCGGCCGGCCCGCCGGCAGAAGTCCAGGACGGCCCGCTCGTAGCGTCCGGGGTCGGACGAGTACAGGTTGTTGTGGTGGGCGCCCGGGAAGAGGATCAGCTCGCCGTGGCCGTCGACGGCCCGCAGGAAGGCGCGGGCCTCGTCGGGGGTCGCCAGGGTGTCGGCCTCGCC from Aquisphaera giovannonii includes these protein-coding regions:
- the lysA gene encoding diaminopimelate decarboxylase — translated: MESFHYRDSRLYCEDVSVADLAARFGTPLYVYSEASILGTLESLQSAFVELDPLICYSVKANSNLGILKLMARHGSGFDVVSQGELYRVGLAGGEGSKTVFAGVGKTDEEIAAGLDAGVLMFNVESEAEMEAIARVAASRGRVAPIALRVNPDVDPKTHRYISTGKKQSKFGMDIERALRAGQAAAGMASLEMIGIHMHIGSQITTVEPYAGAVAKGVEVIRRLREMGHPIAWYNMGGGYGIAYKGKEARPVAEFASAIVPGVKAAGCRLAIEPGRVIAGNAGILVGRVVYTKQSGDKRFLIQDAAMNDLIRPALYESFHRIWPVDVPAGLPAPPEDYESEIAGTEPWDVVGPVCESGDFLAKDRSLPPLDRGDLIAVFSAGAYGMVMASNYNTRPRAAEVLVAGGEARLVRRRETYEDLVRQEVGI
- a CDS encoding DNA-methyltransferase; amino-acid sequence: MKAVPKTSAAPAEVPPGIELDRLHQGDCLKLFPTVATGSIDLVFADPPFNIGYEYDVYDDRRADEVYLDWTKEWGREVVRVLKPDGTFWLAIGDEYAAEMKVLFHRELGLSMRSWVIWYYTFGVHCTRKFARSHAHLFHFVKNPDRFTFNDAEIRVPSARQLVYLDSRANPAGRLPDDTWILRPQDVPGGFEPEGDTWYVPRVCGTFKERAGWHGCQMPEQLLGRIIRSCSNPNEVVLDPFGGSGTTLTVAKKLDRRFLGFELSPDYAAAINARLDATKVGQPLEGGADPMAGGKGRGNRARG
- a CDS encoding HEAT repeat domain-containing protein, whose product is MRGNRQTSSDRRGRGLPGGRAPSRARLRPRSAAARLLLALLVSGPVVALLTAVPAPAQPPGPELFAVDPRDPQELWAAIDYLVQTRQAAKAVPYLERFSKAEVSDEALAAIRERYGIGSILRLADDRATARYAEPLVARFAEASRRYATMPERLAALTAELTGSPQEQNFAVAGLREAGPYAVPAILEAMQKPGVPPEARALYVKNLGRLDRSTVPALLAAVEADDPAVAADAADALGRIGEPTAVPFLTYAAAAPGTPAPVKEAARAAIARLTGRPYGSRGHAPERVLSDAAWRFHRHEVEFPSDPVIVWAWDADRKVPAPRAMKKADAERALGLKLADQAVRLAPGDLDARAARASLALEGAVERVGFNDFPGKEQAAFDAAAKEGPGVLAEVLRRAAADGKDDLAAAAAMALARDIRPEDLARDGRPHPLVDALVAPGRRTQLAAARAIANLDPKGPFPGSSRVVPALARFLAAEPPPRAVVIDSNANRGSQVAGALSGLGYYALMELEGGQGFLAAADSADTELVFVAHALEGNRAWTLTDVLTNLKRDARTANLPVYVYGPLHLDVERPSIPRNFPGVKFIVQPVSPEVLGQLLGGRPSRLTPADRSRYAAEAASLLAKIAGRPDGPFAADLAAAGPALIFALNIPESRESAAAALAEVPTTGAQRSLADIVLDPAYEAPYRAAAARHLARSIARFGPLVSGDQETQLVADASSEPDAAAREAIAAAVSSLRARASGNTRTKSDASAPAPRAPGR
- a CDS encoding helix-turn-helix domain-containing protein; this translates as MSEKRIRRSGTAWKKGEEIIDGLRELADVLRTGEPLEARFTVRKLKIAPPPQFTGEDVRRVRALLDASQAAFAGFLGVDASTVRSWEQGIRTPSVLACRMLSEIEADPGHWNRRLAACLIATDTREAPFKSDLGGQPTSKRRR
- a CDS encoding sigma-54 interaction domain-containing protein yields the protein MGLPGVLGESQGMREVFRTTRQVAPSRACVLIVGETGTGKELIARAIHDLSPRSTGPYIRVNCGALTESLLESELFGHVKGSFTGAVDNRTGRFEAAHTGSIFLDEINSTSPKLQVKLLRVLQEGEFERVGDNNTKKVDTRIVAATNRDLLDEIDSGRFREDLYYRLNVVPIYLPPLRERREDIEPLVLFFLKRYGEQNRREMRKVHPEAMRKLREHDWPGNVRELQNYVERSVILGTGPELLVEFLPPQLRGEAPPRPIRHRGGGADFPSLTVELVRQGIRAAGANANDLHDRIVGQVERELIQQVLQACDRVQIKAAARLGINRNTLHKKLSEYRIDENAPGGPARNGDGGEAGDAPSNPRADDPISDDE
- the argH gene encoding argininosuccinate lyase, with product MVEASKAWGGRFASATDGRVERFTESISFDQRLFGHDIRGSIAHARMLAKVGLLTVEECRQIERGLLEIRAEIEAGTFRFLLEREDVHMNIEAALIERLGDVGRKLHTARSRNDQVATDLKLWTRDALDRIGERLVALQAAFVAGAERHREVIIPGYTHLQRAQPVLAAHDFLAHAEKLERDRSRVADCRKRLNVLPLGAAALAGTSLPIDRHEVARELEFDDVAANSLDVSSDRDFALESVFVLAMIAEHLAGWAEQWILWSTQEFGFLALPDAICTGSSIMPQKKNPDVLELIRGRVARVIGSLTTLMVLVKGLPLAYNRDLQEDKEPLFDAFDTVEACLELAAVVVDGARLRGDRIAERIEEGFLDATTLMEHLIERGVPQRTAHAVIGRLVGLCERKGLTRLADLTDADLAEADPALGTGARDRLGVANAVKAFRSYGSTAPAEVDRQIGRWKERLGL
- a CDS encoding carboxymuconolactone decarboxylase family protein; its protein translation is MPEPQPPVATVRPVDPSEATGKVAEIFEDIKRTKDIDFVPRFWQVIATNPAQLEMVWSSLKAIMHPEAVGRTSRLDAVTREIIAVAVSATNGCPYCVNSHTAALRKLGLDAEAIGEMMAVVGLFNMTNAMANGYQIEPDVRPKQD